GTACATCAATATTCCAGTTCTACCGGTGGTTCCATCACTACTACACAACAGGGATATTGTATCACTTTTTTTTAACATATTAGTCAATGTGTTACAGTAAAAGTTTATTGTAACACAAAATAGTGTGTTACAGGCTTCGATTGTAACACAaaacatattttttataaaaatgtgTTACTGACAATAATTATAGTAACACAAAATTAATGTTACAAGCAAAATGTTATAAAAGTGTGCTACATTGTAACACATGAATAGAACATATATAAAATGTGTTACAAATACATGCCCTGTAGTAACATAAAATAGTGTTACAGTCCAAGTGTTACAAAGAATGGAGAGCAATCGTCCCTTAGGCGCTTCGCTCGCTTCCTCGCGCTTGTGCACGCGCGTCCCCACGTGATGGACCCAGACATACACGAACCACGCACCTGTTTGCAAGCTTTGCCTCTTCGCGAGAAAATAGCATATTTGGGATTGCAATCGTCTGTAGACCTCAGACTCCATTCGTAGACTTTGCAAAAACTAGGCCTAACATTGGACACTTACTTTTTTTGCTATTATGTATATTTTCTCCCTTTTGTAGTATTTCTCCATATATTTCTATCTGTTCTTTTGCATGTTATGTACTGATGCGTAGCACCGTTTCCTATATAGGGCAAGCAGGTAAGCAGGCAGGCTAAGGCCGGCTAGCCGCTGCAGGCTCGTAAGCTAATCGTCGCCACGGCCGCCGAGCATAAATTTTTTATGGAATAATGAGCAAATAAAAAATCCAAAATATTAAATACAATAAAAATTCTAGGCATATGACACAATAATAAACACAATAGTCATGAGTTGATCTCACAAATCCCCGAAGTTCACATAAACAAGTTCATCTCACAGAACCATAATTTTGTTCTAAACGAGTTCCATCacatattaaataaaattctagatACATCTCATCACAGATAAAATCATTTATCCAATATGTAGCCTTTCCTTTAGTGTCATCATCTTTGGTGCAGACGACATCCCCGCAGGACTACTGGTGTCAGCTTGTGAAGAATACCCTCTTCTAGTATGAACACAAGCCGGCTGCACATAAGTATGGTACGACAATTAGatgtatgataaatattataaaATATTATTGTATGGTAACAATATTGTCATGCAGTGTCTTATAATTgtacacctacataaaaattaAGAAATGATGTTTTGCTCTAAGTTCACAGGTACAGTCTCAGTGTCTTATCCATTGAACAAATTATCATTATAGTAagaattcaataaattcaacaaatgagcatccacaataagagtCACGTACTACACCTCATGAACTATGATTGGTCATTCAATCCATTGCCACTAGCATCTGCAACATCACTAGCATCCACCGTGGTTCCCTCAATGTCTCTTCTTGCCCATTGATGTCTTACCGTTGCATTATTGAACATATCTTCAAGGTGTGTGACATGGAATGGCTCATTTTCTACATCATCTTCCCATTGTTCACAACCTGTGTCATATATATCTCTTGGTTTTATCTTTGTGACTACAGACCACCCAGGGTTTTCTTTGTCGTCAGAATAAAACACCTGGTCAGCTTGGTTAGGAAAAATGTACGGTTCATGATCAATCTTTTCTCCTGTATGTATCAGGTGTGAGAAATTAACAAGTGTGTAGCCATACTTGTCCTTCTTTATTCCTCTTTTGGAAATAACATCAACCCATTCACATTTGAAAAGTACCACAGAAAATTTCCTAGAGTAGTTAAGCTCAATAATATCAATTATCCTCCCATAGTAAGTCACATCACCTAAAACTGGCCTGCCATCACTTGCACCGGCATAACTTGATGTTTTTGCAGTTAGCACTACACCACTGCTTTGTGTCACCTTATCCAACCGTTTAGGCCTAAAACGGAAACCACGACTGTTGAAAGCACGGTACCTTTTTGCAGCTTCAACTGGGCCACGAGCTAGCCACCTAATGTCATCTTTAACATCATGAATGTTATTTTCACTCTCTAACTGCATTATCTGTACAATTATACACAAGTTTAGTTCTACATGTTAGTGCTACAAGTAAAGCATTTTGAGTTAAGGTACTTACATGACTTCTAAACCATTGATGGAACCTCTGATTTTGGATGTTCTCAACATTTCTATGGCTGGCTCTATGTCCAGTTCCTTTTCCGATGATCTCTTCAGCATGAGCTCTATAATTTACATGTAGGAAAATTTATGGGAGGCAAAAAAAGTTATGTTTACAATTTTGAGATATTACCTAAGGTATGGATCGACATCAGAACAATTGAATAGCGCATATCTATGTGCTTGTACTTTAGCCAAACCTCTCAGGACATAACTACTTGGCTTTCCAAGTGGTTTCCTAGGATGAGGAAAAAGAGTTGATGCATGTCTAGTAGAACATCCAAGTGACTCATCATTCTCGTCATTCCATGAAAGCCTATTAGACAGGGTCTGAAAACCATCAAGAAATATTGAACAAAAGTGCATAGCCTCTTTTGCCAGAACTGATTCTGCAATGCTGCCCTCTGGACGAGCTTTATTTCTCACGGTTGACTTCAAAACACCAAGGTACCTGCACAAACTAGTATAAATTAATAAAACGATAATTTAGCATGCAAAGAGAAGGTACCAAACATGGCTCTTAGATTTTTATAAGGAGAACATACCTTTCCACAAAATACATTGACCGATAACATACAGGACCACCTATTTTTGCCTCTGTTGCTAAGTGAAGAACAAGATGCACATTGATAGTGAAAAACCCGGGTGGGAATATCATCTCCATCCGACATAATGTCATTATGATTCGTTCTTCTAACTTCTCAAGTTCATTGATGTGGAGAACCTTTGCATTTAGTTCTCTAAAATATCTACACAGATCAAATAAGATGGATGTAACTTCATCTGGAAGAAGACCTCTCAAAGCAAGTGGCATAAGTTGTTGCATTAGTATGTGGCAGTCATGACTTTTTAGGCCTGAAACTTTTGGTTGATCAACATTTACACATCTAGAGATGTTACTAGAATAACCATATGGAACTTTTATGTCACGAAGGACTTTACAGAATTGTTGCTTCTCCTCTTTAGACATGCTGTACAATGCAGGAGGCAAGTAATACTTACCATTAGCCTTTTTTTGTGGATGTAGATCTGGCCTGATGTTCATTTCTTGCAAATCTTTCCTTGCCTATAGGTTGTCCTTTGATTTGGCATCCATTTCTAAAAGTGtcccaaatatattttcacacacATTCTTCTCTATGTGCATAAAGTCAAGATTGTGCCGTAGCAAATTATACTTCCAGTAAGACAAAGAAAAtaggccactaacacccttccagGTTTTAGACTTCTCAAAGTCACTAATTGATTTTATCTTTTCCAAAAGAGATTCTCCAGAATAAGAAATAGGTCTGGACCGATGCTCTTCGGTTCCATCAAATGAACTAGCATCATAACGGAACTCATGGTCAACGGGTAGAAATCGTCGGTGTGCCATGAAACATTGCTTGACACCATGTTTCAAGTGCCTTGAACTTGTTTCATCATCACAGGACACACAACCCAGCTGTCCCAGAACACTGTACTGTGCCAGTATCCCTGTCCCAAGGTAATCACTCACATTATGCAATACTGTAGCATAAAGTTGAAATCTCTCATGTCGAGATGCATCATATGTAGACATACCAGTGTCGAACAACTCATTTAGCTCATCATAAACTGGCTGCATAAATATATGGAAGTTCTTTCCAGAGTAACCAGGAATTATTAGAGTGAGCATAAGAGAAGATgctttcatgcataaccatggtggAAGGTTGTATGGTACTAATACAACTGGCCAACAACTATGGGTAGAATTGCACTTCCCAAATGGGTTAAAACCATCTGTTGCTAGTCCAAACCTCATGTTTCGAGAATCTGATGCGATGTGAGGGTGGAGGGAATTAGTCATTTTCCAAACCTCTAAATCAGCAGGACGGCGCAAAGCACCATCCTTTGTACGCTCCTCATCATGCCATCTAGTTAACTTGGCTGTTTCCTTGTTCATAAAAAGCCTTTTAAGTCTAGGTTTGATTGGAAAGTAACGCAATACCTTGTTTGGGGttgcctttcttctttcctttttgtCAATGATGTTTCATCTGGCTTATTTTTCCATCttgaagctttgcattttgaacaGAAGTCATCATCTTTCTTGTCTTTCCAATAGAGCTGACAATTATTTGGGCATACATGAATCTTCTCATATTTAAGGCCAAGCTTTGCAACGATCTTTTGAGCCTCCACGAATGTTGTAGGAATATTTGAACCTTTTGGGAGAGCTAGCTGTAAGATTTGAAGTAGATCATTAATTGATTTATTGCTCCACTTGTTGGTtgatttcacatgaaacaataaGACAAGGAAAGAAAGTTTTGACAGCTTCAAGGCCGGCGGTGGCGAACGGGCTCAACGGAGGCGAAGTGGCCAATTGCCGGCCGAGCGAGAGCGTCGTCGAGTTCCCCGACCCCATCAGAAAGAGAATCTCGGTCAAGCAGAGGACCGACCGCCGGCAGCTGATCCATGCTCGTGGTGGCCGGATCAGTTTGTCCGTCCAGCCCAGATCGCTAGGTATGCTTCTCTTCAACTCCTCGTCCGCTCCCACAATTCCCAAATCATCGGCCCTCTTCACAAGCGGGTCAGTCAGCGAACGGAACCCTGTGCCGCTCGAGGTACCCGATGCCGATGTCCTAGTCTCCTATTGCCTTATCGCTCCATGGTTATTGCCCTAGGCATACAAATCCCTTGGGCCTCATCCTATAGGTAGTATACACTAGAAGTATAGGAATAAAATTTGTCCAAATTTTTGTTCCATTGTTTGGTAGATTGCTTCAGATATGATAATTCTAGTTGGTTGTGATGTTTGACAAATGGTTATCCATTAGTTAATTGGCAAGGTTTGATAAGTAAAATCAGTTTTCCACAACTCTGAATGTGGTTTCAGTTACAATTTCACAGTGCCCATCTTCTGAATTCAAAATCTTTAAAACCAGTGATCTTTTGATGATGGTCCCTTAAGCAAAGATGGTGAGCTCTTGTAGATGACCAACTTTTCTTAAGGCCGATCATCTTGCTGTTTTGCGAAAtcaggagaaagagagagagaggaagagggctGTTTTAGTTGAGAACAGTAGCAGCAGCAAGCAGCTGCCACGCAGTAGCTTCACCGTCAGCTACCGCCCTCCGGTGCCGCGCTCACGCACGCTTCCACGCAGCTGCTTGCGTGTCTGAGCCCAAGCAGTTCCCGGCCACCTTGAACCCGCCGGCAAAGTTCGTCACAGCCGCTCTGTCCCTGCCCTTGTAAATTTAGTCTGCACAGATCAATCATTTTGGTTCTGTAAAACTAGAAACTAAAGTTGTGCCTCCACCTTTAGAATACTTAAATGCACCGCTTTTCACACAAAAGATATTTCAGAATCACTTTTCACAAGATTTTAACTACTGGAGTCAAGTTGGGGTAGTAGTACTGAAGGCAATGACTTGAATATGCCAGATATGCTGGGTGACAAAAGTCTGCAGCTGTATGTAGTTCTGCTCTGTTTTCCTCAACCTCAGAAGTGGTATTTGCCTCATATAGGTTGTGAACCGATTGATCATTATGATAATTTATTTTGACTGAGGATGTCTATTTTACAACTAAAAAAATCTTGCATGTCTGGTCTAGACCTGTAGGTGAATAAAAAGATTGTTCTTTCTTACATCTTGATATGTGTGCAGGGTCTAATTTATTTCTCTTCATGTAAAAATATTTTGTTGGTGCCTGCAAAGATTAAAATTTTTGGCTAGTTCTATTTTCCTGCATGTAAAATTAGTTGTTGGTGCCTACAAAGATTAATTGTCATATTTTGCAATGGTTGGAAATTTAGCAATCTGATATTGCTATGTGCTGATATAAGGTTTCAAAATTCTATTGCCTAGTGGCATCAAATCTTTACATACCTGAGCAAAAACACAAGTATTATATATAAAGCTAATATGCCATCCTTTTGACCATTCTATCTGAACCGTAGCACTTCACTTGTTCTCAAGCTCCAAGTTCAAATAACATTACATATATGCACTTTAATCTAATTGATACTCTTCTGTTATCTTTATTCTTAATTTTCTATTGGTACTATATTTTATTTAGATTGTGCAACCATGGCGGTGGATAATTGGACCATAAATCTTGAATGTGATGGGGCACCTGAAGGAGAGAGACATGTGAAAACAGAAATGGACAGAGATGTGATATGCTACTGGAACCTGATTGATTTGATCAAGGATCATGGATACTCATCAGTTGACTATCTATACTACAAGCGAAAAGATAGCTTGGTTGTACTAGAACAAGATCCTGAAGTGATGAAAATGCTTAACGAGTGTGAGAGCAAAAAGATGGTTAGCTTGTTTGTGACAAAGGACAGACTGGCCACTTTAGCGCCTACCAAGTCCAACAAAGAACCATCCAAATCTAAACCAAAAAAAAACTAAAGGCATTAGAATGAACATATAATTTTACTCTTCTGTATGTATATCTGATTATTCAAGTACAACTTAACTATTCCATATCATGGTAGTTGTCAATGATTTATTTTCATCCAAGATTAGCCTATTCAAAATTTGTTTAGCAGGAAGAGGAGgtacaaagaaaaagaaagcatTAAATTTAATGCATACTGAAGCACTATATGCTAACGAGGTTGAGCAGCGCGATGATGAGAACCAGAACACATCAGGTATAAATGTAGTTAGATCAATCTCATTCATATGGACTGTATCTTAACTAGTTACTATCACTGTCATTCTATTTTTAATAGCTGATGGTGACAAAGAACCTAAAAAGCGAAAGGGGACTGTTTTAACACATGTTTGGGATCTACTTGACggagataggatagtagtaagatGTAATAAGCTTGGACAACCCATTGGAAAAGAAGGTGGCCTTTTAGGCCAATTTTTGGGCACCATAGCAAGAAATGGTGGTTACTGTCCGGTTGGTGCCAAAGATTGGAGAAAAGTTAAGAAAGACTATGGAGAAACCATCATTCAATTTGTACAGGTTAGCTCTTTCTTCGCTCTTAGCACCTACATCATTTTGTCTCTAGCCATCTTTGTTTTTGTTTCAGTTCGAAAATAAACCTGATATATCTTGAATAGTTGAGAGGTTATTTGGGATGATGATTTGGTGTTTTTATTCAAGTGTAATTGAATTTGTGAAGTGAATTACATCTTAAGTGTTGAGTGCAGTAGTGTTTAGCTCATATAATATTGTGAGCCCACGTGGCCAGATGATAGGCAAGAGTGTTTGGTGCAGATTTCATTGTTTAAAAGATATGATTGTTATCATGTCATGAAGTCAAATTCATTCTTTAGTGACTTTCTTATTTTAGACAAAGTTCTTGTATCCTCATTCATGTGAGAAATGGATATTTAAATCAAttggaagagattggagaaaaTACAAGGCAACATTAAAAAAGACACTATTTAATCCAAAGAAGAAAAGGTCTGTTTTGAACAAGCATTGTCCAGATGATATTGTTGAAGCTGAATGGAAGGCCCTAGTAGGATACTGGAAGTCCGAAGAAGGAAAAGTAAGGCACCACTATTTACACTGTTTGGTATTTTTTACTATCATCGTCTACTATTGTTGATTTCTACATGTATAATGGTTCATTATTTAATAATTTACTTTTCTTGTAGACCCTTAGTGAAAAGAACAAAATAAGTCGTGAAATGAGGAAGACAACTCCTACAACAGGTACAAAGAGTTATGCTCATTGGTCTGAGGACATGGTGAGTACATCTTCtcataaaaaaattatatatgattcttcttgcttttcctTTACTACTATTTTTGCAGAGGCAAGCTGATCCTGAAAAAAAACAGCCACATAGAGCAAAGGTTTATCTAGCCACTCACAGGAAAAGGGGAAAAGGGATAAATGAGCCAGTGGTATGCTACATGCACATGGGAACTTTTTTGCAATATATAATTATTTCTGTTTTCTGATGTCTGGATTTCATTGTTGTAGGTTCAATTGGAAAATCTCCTAGACACACAACCAGAGTTAGCACAAAATAGTGAGGGCAGAGTTGCATGGGAAGGTGATGCATTACATCAGGTGTTGGGAGAAGAAAAAGCTGGACAAGTGCACGGCATGGGATTGCTTCCGGTTCCTAAACAAGTTTATGGTCGAAAAACACACCATTTTAAGGACATTAATATAGTTTCACTAGATGGCTCATCATCTGATGTAGAGGTTCACATGTTGGAGGAAATAAGGCAACTCAAAGAGCATTCTAGAATGCAAGACAAAGTTATTGAAGAACTAAAAAACAATCAGAGGCACAATGAGAACCAAGAAGCAACAATGGTAAGAATGTACAGCTTAATTTTGTAACTCTGTATTGAAATGCGTTATTCAAACTTTATATCTTTTCTAGGGAAATTGTGCTAGGAGTGATCACAACAATTCTCAGAATCAAGTACTGAATTCTAAAAGAAAGGTATTTGCACTATTTTCCATGTTTTCACCTAAACTAGTATTTTGGCTTTAATATCCTTTCAAAATTTTAGAGAGTCCAGTGTGGTGCACCCAACCAGAATGAGGGATTCCTTAAACATAGGGATGAATTGGTAAAGTCACCCTTGCTTGTGAATTTAATGCTTATGCATCCATAAAGGATTTTTATAACAGCTAATGCTACTGTCTTTTCTGTTTACTAGAATAAAGAAACATGTGAGTTTGAATTTAGTGATGATGACAATGTACTTTTATCTGGAGAAAAGGTTATCAACTAATTTCTTGTATTTAAGAACAACAATATACTCTTAGTTTAGTAAATGTTAATATTTTACCTACTAATTATCATTTGAACGATTTTGAATTGGAATCAGTGCCAAAGTGATAATAATGACAAGGAAGTAGAAGAAGTAGAAGCACAGACAATATTTGAACGACACCTCCATAATGATTTTGCACCAACAGAGGTACACTATTTCAATGTACCATTGAATAAAATATATTAGACTTGTAATGCTAGTTATTTAAGATGTCTATAACAGTGTATAAATACAATTGCCTTTCTCTTCCGTTCAGTTTGATTCTTGTCAAAGGAGTTCCGCCACAAGTAGAATAATACCAAAGAAACAAAAGGTATCTATGAACCACACTTTGCTATAATTATAGTAGATTTTGTGTCTTATTATTTTGTACTTTCATTTGACATGTGTAAGGGACATCACGGAGGGCTTGTAGATACTAGAACCATTGCACATCAGGAGGTGGCTCATGACAAGGCTACAAGCTACAGGCACCAAACACCTAAACGACTTTCTCTAATGAAGGTAGTTGAACATATCACTTGTTCTAAATGCATGATCACGATGTACAACTAAAGGGTTGCTGGTCACTAAGAGATTATGTCAAATTAATGTAGGTTGGGTCCACAGTGCTACTAATGACTTCGAAATATCCTAATAAGGCTAATGTGGCATATGCAACTCTCTTGAGCACTAATCCAGAAGCCCTTGTTGGTGGAGTTAAGATAGGAAGTCAATTCTACAAAGTGCGTATCAATCATCCTATAACAAAAGATGAGCCATTAGTGAGGCTTATGCTTGGGTGCGACAATATTGGTGATGCTCATGCCAAAAGAGTCCAAATTGCTTGGTCTTCGATGTTTGTATGTTCAAAACTAGCTTTCCTAACTTTACATCAATGTATATATG
Above is a genomic segment from Miscanthus floridulus cultivar M001 chromosome 3, ASM1932011v1, whole genome shotgun sequence containing:
- the LOC136544585 gene encoding uncharacterized protein, which translates into the protein MAVDNWTINLECDGAPEGERHVKTEMDRDVICYWNLIDLIKDHGYSSVDYLYYKRKDSLVVLEQDPEVMKMLNECESKKMYNLTIPYHGRGGTKKKKALNLMHTEALYANEVEQRDDENQNTSADGDKEPKKRKGTVLTHVWDLLDGDRIVVRCNKLGQPIGKEGGLLGQFLGTIARNGGYCPVGAKDWRKVKKDYGETIIQFVQTKFLYPHSCEKWIFKSIGRDWRKYKATLKKTLFNPKKKRSVLNKHCPDDIVEAEWKALVGYWKSEEGKTLSEKNKISREMRKTTPTTGTKSYAHWSEDMRQADPEKKQPHRAKVYLATHRKRGKGINEPVVQLENLLDTQPELAQNSEGRVAWEGDALHQVLGEEKAGQVHGMGLLPVPKQVYGRKTHHFKDINIVSLDGSSSDVEVHMLEEIRQLKEHSRMQDKVIEELKNNQRHNENQEATMGNCARSDHNNSQNQVLNSKRKRVQCGAPNQNEGFLKHRDELNKETCEFEFSDDDNVLLSGEKVIN